A single window of Streptomyces sp. NBC_00464 DNA harbors:
- a CDS encoding class I SAM-dependent methyltransferase, which translates to MDSEQRPTAASVFDALGIEYERAFAGSAAHRASLELLLEQLDPGSRVLDIGSGTGRPTAEALTAAGHEVLGIDVSPVMVDIASRQVPGADFRCADVRELPLEEGIFDAVCVYFSLLQLSRAEQADVLRLAARTLRPEGHLAVATVPLDVEGVSGTFMGQPVQVTSFGEDDFTELVAGAGFTVLARETDLFVPDHPAAVPEPHLFVLARRS; encoded by the coding sequence ATGGATTCGGAACAACGCCCCACTGCCGCTTCGGTGTTCGATGCCCTGGGTATCGAGTACGAGCGTGCGTTCGCCGGCTCCGCCGCGCACCGAGCCTCTCTGGAGCTCCTGCTGGAGCAGCTCGACCCGGGCAGCCGGGTACTGGACATCGGCAGCGGCACGGGGCGGCCGACCGCCGAGGCCCTGACCGCCGCCGGTCACGAAGTGCTCGGCATCGATGTCTCCCCGGTCATGGTGGACATCGCGTCCCGGCAGGTGCCCGGGGCCGATTTCCGCTGCGCGGATGTCCGTGAACTGCCTTTGGAGGAAGGGATTTTCGACGCAGTGTGCGTGTACTTCTCGCTCCTGCAGCTCTCACGCGCCGAGCAGGCGGACGTGCTGCGTCTGGCCGCTCGGACGCTTCGGCCCGAAGGCCACCTGGCCGTGGCGACGGTGCCACTGGATGTGGAGGGGGTGAGCGGCACGTTCATGGGCCAGCCGGTGCAGGTGACCAGTTTTGGTGAGGACGATTTCACCGAGCTGGTGGCAGGAGCCGGGTTCACGGTCCTGGCCCGGGAGACCGATCTGTTCGTCCCCGACCATCCTGCGGCGGTGCCCGAGCCGCATCTGTTCGTGCTGGCGCGGCGCAGCTGA
- a CDS encoding galactose-binding domain-containing protein yields the protein MTMAQPPRHRFRSLTVVSLLLAVMSLVLGPMPSSAAEPDSGWWNPTARPAPDAQINVTGEPFKGADAQGRVRGFVDAHDHIMSNEGFGGRLICGKPFSEQGVADALKDCPEHYPDGSLAVFDFVTKGGDGRHDPVGWPTFKDWPAHDSLTHQQNYYANIERAWRGGQRVLVNDLVTNGVICSVYFFKDRSCDEMTAIRLEAKKSYDMQAFIDKMYGGPGKGWFRIVTSSAQAREVIEQGKLAVVLGVETSEPFGCKQILDIAQCSKDDIDRGLDELQQLGVSSMFLCHKFDNALCGVRYDSGALGTAINVGQFLSTGTFWKTETCRGPQHDNPIGNAVAAQAQKLLPSGVSVPTYASDAQCNTRGLTGLGEYAVRGMMKRHMMLELDHMSVKAADQAFDVLESESYPGVISSHSWMDLGWTERLYKLGGFAAQYMSGSAAFSAEADRTDALREKYQVGYGFGTDMNGVGGWPAPRGGDVPNPVKYPFRSTDGGSVIDKQTTGERTWDFNTDGAAHYGVVPDWIEDIRIVGGQEVVDDLFTGAESYLRTWGNAEKHESGVNLASGASASASTTQWWNPAVNFAPGQAVDGDGGTRWASEWRDDEWLRIDLGSAKPVRRVTLDWEDAYAKSYRIELSQDGANWQTAWSTTAGDGGLDTALFSRTQARYVRVHGLERGTKWGYSLQEVGVHSD from the coding sequence ATGACCATGGCTCAGCCTCCGCGCCACAGATTCAGATCCCTCACGGTGGTGTCACTGCTCCTCGCCGTGATGTCCCTGGTACTCGGCCCGATGCCGAGCTCCGCGGCGGAGCCCGACTCCGGCTGGTGGAACCCGACCGCGCGGCCCGCGCCCGACGCGCAGATCAACGTCACGGGTGAGCCCTTCAAGGGCGCCGACGCCCAGGGCCGCGTAAGAGGCTTCGTGGACGCCCACGACCACATCATGTCCAACGAGGGCTTCGGTGGCCGGCTGATCTGCGGCAAGCCGTTCTCGGAGCAGGGCGTCGCCGATGCGCTCAAGGACTGTCCCGAGCACTACCCCGACGGTTCGCTCGCCGTCTTCGACTTCGTCACCAAGGGCGGCGACGGCAGACACGACCCCGTTGGGTGGCCCACCTTCAAGGACTGGCCCGCCCATGACTCGCTGACCCACCAGCAGAACTACTACGCGAACATCGAGCGGGCCTGGCGCGGCGGCCAGCGGGTGCTGGTCAACGACCTCGTGACCAACGGCGTCATCTGCTCGGTCTACTTCTTCAAGGACCGCAGCTGCGACGAGATGACCGCCATCCGCCTTGAGGCGAAGAAGTCGTACGACATGCAGGCCTTCATCGACAAGATGTACGGCGGCCCCGGCAAGGGCTGGTTCCGGATCGTCACCAGCAGCGCCCAGGCGCGCGAGGTCATCGAGCAGGGCAAGCTGGCTGTCGTCCTGGGGGTCGAGACGTCCGAGCCGTTCGGCTGCAAGCAGATCCTGGACATCGCGCAGTGCAGCAAGGACGACATCGACCGCGGCCTGGACGAGCTGCAGCAACTGGGCGTCAGCAGCATGTTCCTGTGCCACAAGTTCGACAACGCCCTGTGCGGGGTGCGCTACGACTCCGGCGCCCTCGGGACGGCGATCAACGTGGGCCAGTTCCTGTCGACCGGCACCTTCTGGAAGACGGAGACCTGCCGCGGACCGCAGCACGACAACCCCATCGGCAACGCGGTGGCGGCGCAGGCGCAGAAGCTGCTGCCGAGCGGGGTGAGCGTCCCCACGTACGCCTCCGACGCGCAGTGCAACACCCGCGGGCTGACCGGCCTGGGTGAGTACGCGGTGCGCGGAATGATGAAGCGTCACATGATGCTGGAACTCGACCACATGAGCGTCAAGGCAGCGGACCAGGCCTTCGACGTCCTCGAGTCCGAGTCGTACCCGGGCGTCATCTCCTCGCACAGCTGGATGGACCTGGGCTGGACCGAGCGGCTCTACAAGCTCGGCGGGTTCGCCGCCCAGTACATGAGCGGCTCCGCGGCGTTCAGCGCGGAGGCGGACCGCACGGACGCGCTGCGCGAGAAGTACCAGGTCGGCTACGGCTTCGGCACCGACATGAACGGCGTCGGCGGCTGGCCGGCCCCGCGGGGCGGGGACGTTCCCAACCCGGTGAAGTACCCCTTCCGCAGCACGGACGGCGGCTCGGTGATCGACAAGCAGACCACCGGTGAGCGCACGTGGGACTTCAACACCGACGGCGCGGCGCACTACGGCGTGGTCCCGGACTGGATCGAGGACATTCGCATCGTCGGCGGCCAGGAGGTCGTGGACGACCTCTTCACAGGTGCCGAGTCCTACCTGCGCACCTGGGGGAACGCCGAGAAGCACGAGTCCGGAGTGAACCTGGCCTCGGGCGCGTCCGCCTCGGCATCCACGACCCAGTGGTGGAACCCGGCCGTCAACTTCGCTCCCGGCCAGGCCGTGGACGGGGACGGGGGCACCCGCTGGGCCAGCGAGTGGAGAGACGACGAGTGGCTGAGGATCGACCTCGGATCCGCGAAGCCGGTCAGGCGCGTCACCCTCGACTGGGAGGATGCGTACGCGAAGTCGTACCGCATCGAGCTGTCGCAGGACGGCGCGAACTGGCAGACGGCATGGTCGACGACCGCTGGTGACGGCGGCCTGGACACGGCGTTGTTCTCGCGGACCCAGGCCCGCTACGTACGAGTCCACGGCCTGGAGCGCGGTACGAAGTGGGGCTACTCGCTTCAGGAGGTCGGCGTCCACAGCGACTGA
- a CDS encoding winged helix-turn-helix domain-containing protein, which produces MTGEDPRPGPALDEVVHHPSRLAVAAFLSACVEADFATVRDRCGLSDSALSKIATALEAPGYVHIRKGHVGRRPRTWLSLTPAGRDALVRHVAALQAIAESARDAGAAVGERAEADG; this is translated from the coding sequence GTGACCGGCGAGGACCCGAGACCGGGCCCCGCCCTCGACGAGGTCGTCCACCACCCCAGCCGGCTGGCGGTCGCGGCCTTCCTTTCCGCGTGCGTCGAGGCCGATTTCGCGACCGTCCGCGACCGCTGCGGCCTGTCCGACTCGGCGCTGAGCAAGATTGCCACGGCGCTGGAAGCTCCTGGCTACGTCCATATCCGCAAGGGGCATGTCGGCAGGCGTCCCCGTACCTGGCTCTCGCTCACACCGGCCGGAAGGGACGCCCTGGTCCGTCATGTCGCCGCGCTCCAGGCCATCGCCGAATCGGCTCGCGACGCGGGGGCGGCCGTCGGGGAGCGGGCGGAGGCCGACGGCTGA
- a CDS encoding DoxX family protein encodes MSVAHVVVTLVAAAMAGYSAGALLLRAQWVVQALTDYSVPRSWWTWLGAAKAAGAMGLVAGLYEPVIGLLAGTGLVLYFAGAVVTVIRARWYAHIPFPLVYAAPVVGAMVLGLAA; translated from the coding sequence ATGTCCGTCGCCCACGTCGTCGTCACTCTCGTCGCTGCCGCCATGGCCGGCTACTCGGCCGGCGCCCTGCTCCTCCGCGCCCAGTGGGTCGTCCAGGCCCTGACCGACTACAGCGTCCCCCGCTCCTGGTGGACCTGGCTCGGCGCGGCGAAGGCCGCCGGGGCCATGGGCCTGGTCGCCGGTCTGTACGAACCGGTCATCGGCCTCCTGGCCGGGACCGGCCTGGTGCTGTACTTCGCCGGTGCGGTCGTCACGGTGATCCGGGCCCGCTGGTACGCACACATCCCCTTCCCCCTGGTGTACGCGGCACCGGTCGTCGGGGCCATGGTGCTGGGACTCGCAGCCTGA
- a CDS encoding organic hydroperoxide resistance protein, with protein MESIYTAVATATHGRDGRAVSADGKLDLQLAIPVEMGGNGQGTNPEQLFAAGYAACFASALGLVGRQAKVDVTDAAVTGEVGIGKQGEGFGLAVTLRVELPQSVDEATGRKLVEQAHQVCPYSNATRGNIPVELVIE; from the coding sequence ATGGAATCGATCTACACCGCCGTCGCCACCGCCACTCACGGCCGCGACGGCCGCGCCGTCAGCGCCGACGGCAAGCTCGATCTGCAGCTGGCCATCCCGGTGGAAATGGGAGGAAACGGCCAGGGAACGAACCCCGAGCAGCTGTTCGCCGCCGGGTACGCCGCGTGCTTCGCGAGCGCCCTGGGCCTCGTGGGCCGTCAGGCCAAGGTCGATGTGACCGACGCCGCCGTGACGGGCGAGGTCGGCATCGGCAAGCAGGGCGAGGGGTTCGGCCTCGCCGTCACGCTGCGCGTGGAGCTTCCCCAGTCCGTCGACGAGGCCACCGGCCGCAAGCTGGTCGAGCAGGCTCACCAGGTGTGCCCGTACTCGAACGCGACCCGCGGCAACATCCCGGTCGAGCTCGTCATCGAGTAG
- a CDS encoding serine/threonine-protein kinase, which translates to MDGLRPQDPARIGAYQLLARLGAGGMGQVYLGRSPGGRLVAVKVIRDEISEHPDALARFRREAATVEAVRSAYTAQLIEASLGTSPYWLATEYVAGPTLRGAVGARGPFPPDSALRLLAALAEGLAAVHVHGVTHRDLKPQNVILSPQGPQLIDFGIARGLEQTIFTREGMASGTPGFTAPEVLLRNEAGPAADVFALGATLAYAATGRPPYGAGDPAAVNFRTVYEGIDLEGVRPALAALIRACVAKDPAQRPDPAAVIAGCAVDSPLASDPHYRAVAQAAGPVPVPGYEDIPSTVSGAQTGPEPGTVRAAGTGTAPTRPEEGRPAGREAGGPAVTGSTRSPGTTVAIDGPDRQRRPGRGPRGTTWLAVCVVALAAPLTVWLLPESDHTGGGAAGPEATLSGRPAVSSPAGRSPGGESRAAGPPDHLANDRVSHDRWTLSPDSYQAALGSGSCDPDNFPEESPPDGLTSSVTHTTGSDTATVSMRPKDVGEGKRPKPYYVSVGVRPPHETDRATGRPLASVGKGIGFTSKPVDLYSRWSSGGTVRLRYPDDFRAHFGDRAVDAIPVGDDRGDWTVVIYHVEGGPSAYTSVVCNGFHA; encoded by the coding sequence GTGGATGGACTTCGGCCTCAGGATCCCGCGCGAATAGGCGCCTACCAGCTGCTTGCCCGCCTCGGCGCCGGCGGAATGGGGCAGGTGTACCTCGGCCGCTCTCCCGGTGGACGGCTGGTGGCCGTGAAGGTCATCCGCGACGAGATCAGTGAGCACCCCGACGCCCTGGCCCGCTTCAGACGGGAGGCCGCGACGGTCGAGGCCGTACGCAGCGCGTACACGGCGCAGTTGATCGAGGCCTCGCTCGGTACGTCCCCGTACTGGCTGGCCACCGAGTACGTCGCCGGGCCCACCCTGCGCGGCGCCGTGGGTGCGCGCGGACCCTTCCCGCCGGACAGCGCGCTGCGCCTGCTCGCCGCGCTCGCCGAGGGGCTGGCGGCCGTCCATGTCCACGGAGTCACGCACCGGGACCTGAAGCCGCAGAACGTCATCCTCTCGCCGCAGGGACCGCAGCTCATCGACTTCGGGATCGCGCGAGGGCTGGAGCAGACGATCTTTACCCGGGAGGGGATGGCGTCGGGGACGCCCGGATTCACCGCCCCCGAGGTGCTGTTGCGCAATGAGGCGGGGCCGGCGGCGGACGTCTTCGCGCTGGGCGCGACCCTTGCGTACGCGGCGACGGGCCGGCCCCCGTACGGTGCGGGCGACCCCGCGGCCGTGAACTTCCGGACCGTGTACGAGGGCATCGACCTGGAGGGGGTGCGGCCGGCGCTGGCCGCACTGATCCGCGCCTGCGTCGCCAAGGATCCGGCGCAGCGGCCGGACCCGGCCGCCGTCATCGCCGGATGCGCGGTGGACTCCCCACTGGCGTCCGACCCCCACTACCGTGCGGTGGCGCAGGCGGCCGGCCCCGTGCCCGTACCCGGGTACGAGGACATTCCGTCCACGGTGTCCGGTGCGCAGACGGGTCCGGAGCCGGGCACTGTGCGGGCTGCGGGAACGGGGACCGCCCCTACCCGGCCGGAGGAGGGCCGGCCGGCCGGGCGGGAGGCCGGGGGACCGGCGGTGACCGGGTCCACGCGGTCACCCGGAACCACCGTCGCGATCGACGGACCGGACCGGCAGCGCCGTCCCGGCCGAGGCCCGAGGGGCACGACGTGGCTCGCGGTGTGCGTGGTGGCGCTCGCCGCACCCCTGACGGTCTGGCTGCTCCCGGAATCGGACCACACGGGCGGCGGCGCGGCCGGACCCGAGGCCACCCTGTCCGGGAGGCCTGCCGTGTCCAGCCCGGCGGGCAGGAGTCCGGGCGGCGAAAGTCGGGCCGCCGGGCCTCCGGATCACCTGGCGAACGACCGTGTCTCGCACGACCGTTGGACCCTGTCGCCGGATTCGTACCAGGCCGCCCTGGGGAGTGGCTCCTGCGATCCGGACAATTTCCCCGAGGAATCGCCGCCGGACGGCCTGACGTCCTCCGTTACGCACACGACCGGCTCGGACACGGCCACGGTGTCGATGCGCCCCAAGGATGTCGGGGAGGGGAAACGGCCCAAGCCCTACTACGTCTCCGTCGGGGTACGGCCGCCGCACGAGACCGACCGTGCCACCGGCCGGCCGCTCGCATCGGTCGGCAAGGGCATCGGCTTCACCAGCAAGCCGGTCGACCTCTACTCGCGCTGGTCCTCCGGCGGCACCGTCAGGCTCAGATACCCCGACGACTTCCGGGCCCACTTCGGTGACCGCGCCGTCGACGCGATCCCGGTGGGGGACGACCGGGGTGACTGGACCGTCGTGATCTACCACGTCGAGGGCGGGCCCTCGGCGTACACCTCCGTCGTCTGCAACGGCTTCCACGCCTGA
- a CDS encoding MarR family winged helix-turn-helix transcriptional regulator, translating into MTATPSSTREASSEADYLRLDQQICFSLNAASRAFGGVYRVLLKDLGLTYPQYLVMLVLWEHGELPVKALGQHLRLDSGTLSPLLKRLEAAGLVRRERSARDERSVHVHLTDEGADLRERALLVPRRIAAATGFDLDEINELRDRLDRLTAALDASALDEGPGGRAEARRSGAAAS; encoded by the coding sequence ATGACCGCCACGCCCAGCTCCACCCGCGAGGCCTCGTCCGAGGCCGACTACCTCCGCCTCGACCAGCAGATCTGCTTCTCCCTGAACGCGGCCTCGCGCGCCTTCGGCGGCGTGTACCGGGTGCTTCTCAAGGATCTGGGGCTCACCTACCCCCAGTACCTCGTGATGCTGGTGCTCTGGGAGCACGGCGAGCTGCCGGTCAAGGCGCTGGGGCAGCACCTGCGGCTCGACTCCGGCACGCTGTCGCCGCTGCTGAAGCGACTGGAGGCGGCGGGCCTGGTGCGGCGCGAGCGGAGCGCCAGGGACGAGCGCTCCGTGCATGTGCACCTCACGGACGAGGGCGCGGACCTGCGCGAGCGGGCGCTGCTCGTGCCCCGTCGGATCGCCGCCGCAACGGGCTTCGACCTCGACGAGATCAACGAGCTGCGGGACCGCCTCGACCGGCTCACTGCCGCACTGGACGCGTCGGCGCTCGACGAAGGACCGGGTGGCAGGGCGGAAGCGCGGAGGAGCGGCGCCGCCGCTTCGTAG
- a CDS encoding FdhF/YdeP family oxidoreductase — protein MSANSDGQEPREPEVGPAPEGKPGFRPYHHPAAGWGAAKSVSRFLVREGALVDGPRAIMRMNHENTGFDCPGCAWPDDTKGLHLDICENGIKHVTWEMTRKRVGREFFAAHSVTELAGWSDYDLENQGRLTEPMVYDPESDHYVPISWKDAFELVGRTLRELDSPNQASFYTSGRLGNEATFLYQLMARELGTNNLPDCSNMCHEASGRALTASLGTGKGTVDLKDWESADALFILGVNAASNAPRMLTALAEAHRRGAQIVHVNPLVEAAATRTIVPHDFVDMALFKPTRTSTLNLQPRIGGDMALLRGMAKAVLEQSTTDPKALDQEFIDRHTTGFEEYRTLCEGTPWEEIETQSGLSRTDILEAARVYREADRSIVSWCLGLTQHEHGVDTVREIVNLLLLRGNLGREGAGPSPVRGHSNVQGNRTCGIDHRPSDTFLDRLGEVCGIEPPREHGLDTVRTIRAMHSGDVKVFVGMGGNFALAAPDTPYTYEALRACALTVQVSTKLNRSHIVHGGRALILPCLGRTEKDHQRKGIQSTSVEDSMSMVHLSIGMKRPASPHLLSEPAIVAGIARAALPDSATPWHWYIEDYDRIRDTMARALDGFEDFNRRVRLPLGFRIKQPARELVFLTPSGRAEFSAAVLPDVIPAAGTLALGTMRSHDQWNTTIYSDDDRYRGIKNLRTLVFMNRADMRERGIADLGPVDITSTAKDGSRRSLNGYVAIPYDIPRGCAAGYMPEMNVLCALSDYSTQSDQPIMKHVKVTIDPAT, from the coding sequence TTGAGCGCCAACAGTGACGGCCAGGAACCACGGGAGCCCGAAGTCGGCCCCGCCCCGGAGGGGAAACCCGGATTCCGCCCCTACCACCACCCTGCGGCAGGCTGGGGCGCGGCCAAGAGCGTGAGCCGCTTCCTGGTACGTGAGGGAGCGCTGGTGGACGGCCCGCGGGCGATCATGCGGATGAACCATGAGAACACCGGATTCGACTGCCCCGGATGCGCGTGGCCGGACGACACCAAGGGCCTGCACCTGGACATCTGCGAGAACGGCATCAAGCACGTCACCTGGGAAATGACGCGCAAGCGGGTCGGGCGCGAGTTCTTCGCCGCCCACTCGGTGACCGAGCTGGCCGGATGGAGCGACTACGACCTGGAGAACCAGGGCCGGCTGACCGAGCCGATGGTCTACGACCCCGAGTCGGACCACTACGTCCCGATCAGCTGGAAGGACGCGTTCGAGCTGGTCGGACGGACTCTGCGCGAGCTGGACAGCCCGAACCAGGCATCGTTCTACACGTCGGGGCGGCTCGGCAACGAGGCCACGTTCCTGTACCAGCTGATGGCCCGCGAGCTGGGCACGAACAATCTGCCGGACTGCTCCAACATGTGTCACGAGGCGAGCGGCCGCGCCCTCACCGCATCCCTGGGTACGGGAAAGGGAACGGTCGACCTCAAGGACTGGGAGTCCGCCGACGCACTGTTCATCCTGGGGGTCAACGCCGCCTCCAACGCGCCGAGGATGCTCACCGCCCTCGCCGAGGCCCACCGCCGGGGCGCCCAGATCGTGCACGTCAACCCGCTGGTCGAGGCAGCGGCCACCCGCACCATCGTCCCGCACGACTTCGTGGACATGGCGCTGTTCAAGCCGACGCGGACCAGCACCCTGAACCTGCAGCCACGCATCGGCGGCGACATGGCTCTGCTGCGCGGCATGGCCAAGGCAGTCCTGGAACAGTCGACGACCGACCCCAAGGCGCTGGACCAGGAATTCATCGACCGTCACACCACCGGCTTCGAGGAGTACCGCACTCTGTGCGAGGGCACGCCGTGGGAGGAGATCGAGACGCAGTCCGGTCTGAGCCGGACGGACATCCTCGAGGCAGCGCGCGTGTACCGCGAGGCCGACCGCTCCATCGTCAGCTGGTGCCTCGGGCTCACCCAGCACGAGCACGGCGTCGACACCGTCCGGGAGATCGTCAACCTGTTGCTGCTCCGCGGCAATCTGGGCCGGGAAGGGGCGGGCCCCTCCCCCGTACGGGGACACAGCAACGTCCAGGGCAACCGCACCTGCGGCATCGACCACCGCCCGTCCGACACCTTCCTGGACCGCCTCGGCGAGGTCTGCGGGATCGAGCCGCCCCGCGAGCACGGTCTGGACACCGTCCGCACCATCCGGGCGATGCACAGCGGCGATGTGAAGGTGTTCGTCGGCATGGGCGGCAACTTCGCCCTGGCCGCGCCCGACACCCCGTACACCTACGAGGCGCTGCGCGCCTGCGCGCTCACCGTCCAGGTGAGCACCAAGCTGAACCGCAGCCACATCGTCCACGGCGGCCGAGCCCTCATCCTCCCGTGCCTCGGCCGCACCGAGAAGGACCATCAGCGCAAGGGGATCCAGAGCACGTCCGTCGAGGACTCGATGAGCATGGTGCATCTGTCGATCGGAATGAAGCGCCCCGCGTCACCGCATCTGCTGTCGGAACCGGCCATCGTCGCCGGCATCGCGCGCGCAGCCCTCCCCGACAGCGCCACTCCCTGGCACTGGTACATCGAGGACTACGACCGCATCCGGGACACCATGGCCCGGGCCCTGGACGGCTTCGAGGACTTCAACCGCCGCGTCCGCCTGCCGCTCGGCTTCCGCATCAAGCAGCCGGCCCGCGAACTGGTCTTCCTCACCCCGTCCGGGCGCGCCGAGTTCTCCGCCGCCGTCCTGCCCGACGTCATCCCCGCCGCCGGCACGCTCGCCCTGGGAACCATGCGGTCCCACGACCAGTGGAACACCACGATCTACTCCGACGACGATCGCTACCGCGGCATCAAGAACCTGCGCACGCTCGTCTTCATGAACCGGGCCGACATGCGCGAACGCGGGATCGCCGACCTCGGCCCCGTCGACATCACCAGCACCGCGAAGGACGGCAGCCGACGATCCCTCAACGGCTACGTCGCGATCCCGTACGACATCCCCCGCGGCTGCGCGGCCGGCTACATGCCGGAGATGAACGTGCTCTGCGCGCTCAGCGACTACAGCACCCAGAGCGACCAGCCGATCATGAAGCACGTCAAGGTCACCATCGACCCTGCCACCTGA
- a CDS encoding IclR family transcriptional regulator gives MADQAGPEPVTAVRRALRLLETVGARAGEATAQQLAREAGLPLVTVHELLPGLARDGFVTELGDGTYVLADAGTGPDGVRDGRELPERVRPVLTALRNDLLAAVYLTLYVDGEIRVMEIVDSARTPRVDLWVGFEDAGHATALGKSVLRELDEEARAEYLSRHSLTGLTPRTITRPEELMQQLDASPAAPFVMDREEYARGTTCVAVPVYSGDQVGSLGISFRSDRMYRTTQVREGLLSSAVRVSRQLSLPR, from the coding sequence ATGGCCGACCAAGCCGGACCTGAGCCTGTCACGGCCGTCAGACGTGCGCTTCGCCTGTTGGAGACCGTCGGGGCGCGCGCGGGCGAGGCCACCGCACAGCAGCTGGCCCGGGAAGCGGGGCTTCCGCTGGTGACGGTCCATGAGCTGCTGCCCGGGCTGGCCCGGGACGGGTTTGTGACGGAGCTGGGCGACGGGACGTACGTTCTCGCCGACGCGGGCACCGGGCCGGACGGGGTGCGTGACGGCCGGGAGCTGCCGGAGCGCGTGCGCCCTGTTCTCACCGCGCTGCGGAACGACCTTCTGGCCGCCGTCTATCTGACCCTGTACGTGGACGGCGAGATCCGGGTCATGGAGATCGTTGACAGCGCCAGGACCCCACGGGTCGACCTCTGGGTGGGCTTCGAGGACGCCGGGCATGCGACCGCCCTGGGCAAGAGCGTGCTGCGTGAACTGGATGAGGAGGCGCGGGCCGAATATCTGTCCCGGCACTCGCTCACCGGGCTCACGCCCCGGACCATCACGCGCCCGGAGGAGCTGATGCAGCAGCTCGACGCCTCGCCGGCAGCGCCCTTCGTCATGGACCGGGAAGAGTACGCCCGCGGGACCACCTGCGTCGCCGTGCCCGTGTACAGCGGTGATCAGGTCGGGTCTCTCGGGATCTCCTTCCGGTCGGACCGGATGTACCGGACCACTCAGGTCCGGGAAGGGCTGTTGTCCTCCGCCGTACGCGTGTCCAGGCAGCTCTCGCTTCCTCGCTGA
- a CDS encoding SAM-dependent methyltransferase — MTAGTSQPPIDTSRPQSARVYDALLGGKDNYPVDQAVAQQLPIEAKIGARQNRAFMHRATAWLAGEGIDQFLDIGTGIPTAPNLHQIAQEINPVSRVVYCDNDPIVLRHAEALLISRPEGATDYVPADVREPDTIIEAAHKVLDFRRPVALSMLGLLHFLPDDVDPIAIVRTLTRALAPGSHVVLSQGASDVNPERGRQGADEYDRGGIRLALRTRDEFARFLDGLDVAEPGLVTAPEWFRGTSAPEPEHSGLYVAVARVP, encoded by the coding sequence ATGACGGCAGGGACGTCCCAGCCCCCGATAGACACCAGCAGGCCGCAGTCGGCACGGGTCTACGACGCGCTCCTCGGAGGCAAGGACAACTACCCCGTCGACCAGGCCGTTGCGCAACAACTGCCCATCGAGGCGAAGATCGGAGCCCGGCAGAACCGTGCGTTCATGCACCGTGCCACGGCCTGGCTCGCCGGCGAAGGCATCGACCAGTTCCTCGACATCGGCACCGGCATTCCGACGGCGCCGAACCTGCACCAGATCGCCCAGGAGATCAACCCCGTTTCGCGGGTGGTCTACTGCGACAACGACCCGATCGTCCTGCGCCACGCCGAGGCGCTGCTGATCAGCCGGCCCGAGGGCGCCACCGACTACGTTCCGGCGGACGTACGCGAACCGGACACCATCATCGAGGCGGCGCACAAGGTCCTGGATTTCCGGCGCCCCGTCGCCCTCTCGATGCTCGGCCTGCTGCACTTCCTGCCCGACGACGTCGACCCGATCGCCATCGTCCGCACGCTGACGCGTGCGCTGGCACCGGGAAGCCATGTGGTGCTGTCCCAGGGCGCGTCCGACGTCAACCCGGAGCGGGGCCGGCAGGGAGCCGACGAGTACGACAGGGGCGGCATCCGGCTGGCGCTGCGCACCAGGGACGAGTTCGCCCGGTTCCTCGACGGGCTGGACGTCGCCGAGCCCGGCCTGGTGACGGCCCCCGAGTGGTTCCGCGGAACGTCCGCGCCGGAGCCTGAGCACAGCGGACTGTACGTGGCCGTCGCCCGCGTTCCGTAG